In Arthrobacter sp. SLBN-112, a genomic segment contains:
- a CDS encoding class II glutamine amidotransferase, with protein MCRLFGLHAGPRTVRATFWLLDAPDSLTEQSRREPDGAGIGTFDADGRARLTKRPLAAWEDHTFAREARELRSTTFLAHVRYASTGARTLVNTHPFMQDGRLFAHNGAFAGIERLDRRLAELGVADLVQGQTDSERLFALITAQTRSAGGDIGEGIIRAIEWISAELPVYSLNLILTTATDLWALRYPASHELYILERNPAAEPAPAAPLDARSPRIHSRSTDLSLSPHVLFATKAMDNNPRWRAMAPGELVHVGPSLAVTATFPFPERPAHLLTLADLEPSAAASQKP; from the coding sequence ATGTGCCGATTGTTCGGGCTGCACGCCGGTCCGCGAACCGTTCGGGCGACATTTTGGCTGTTGGATGCCCCGGACAGCCTCACCGAGCAAAGCCGGCGCGAGCCCGACGGGGCCGGCATCGGGACCTTCGACGCGGATGGCAGGGCCAGGCTGACCAAAAGGCCGCTGGCGGCTTGGGAAGACCACACTTTTGCCCGCGAGGCGCGTGAGCTGCGGAGCACCACCTTCCTGGCCCACGTCAGGTACGCGAGCACCGGTGCACGCACCCTGGTGAATACGCACCCGTTCATGCAGGACGGCCGGCTCTTTGCCCACAACGGCGCTTTCGCCGGCATCGAACGGCTTGACCGCCGTCTCGCGGAACTGGGAGTTGCGGACCTGGTACAGGGCCAGACCGACAGTGAGCGGCTGTTCGCCCTCATCACGGCCCAAACCCGGAGTGCAGGCGGCGACATCGGGGAAGGCATCATCCGGGCCATCGAATGGATCTCAGCGGAGTTGCCGGTCTACAGCCTGAACCTCATCCTCACCACTGCCACCGACCTCTGGGCGCTCCGGTATCCGGCCAGCCACGAGTTGTACATCCTGGAGAGGAACCCTGCCGCCGAACCGGCCCCTGCAGCACCGCTGGATGCCAGAAGCCCCCGGATCCACTCCCGCAGTACGGATCTGTCCCTGTCCCCGCACGTCCTGTTCGCTACCAAAGCGATGGACAATAACCCGCGCTGGCGGGCCATGGCGCCCGGGGAGCTGGTTCACGTCGGTCCGTCCCTGGCGGTAACCGCAACTTTTCCGTTCCCGGAAAGGCCTGCACACCTGCTGACCCTTGCCGACCTTGAACCGTCAGCTGCCGCGTCCCAAAAGCCGTGA